A portion of the Francisella uliginis genome contains these proteins:
- the mnmD gene encoding tRNA (5-methylaminomethyl-2-thiouridine)(34)-methyltransferase MnmD, with the protein MDFAKVTWQENTPKSDIFDDFYFSSDSGVEESTYNFLEHNFLEDKFSSLNPKQKFCICETGFGTGLNFTLTFNLWQKVAPKDAQLEFISFEKYPMDLEDITKVLNSFEQLNNYERFLELYKPQKGLNKISFDNIVLKLIIDDINSIEQYSFSKVDSWFLDGFAPARNITMWSDNLFKNMALRSNLSSSFATFTASSQVRKQLQKYGFKVKKDSGFGKKREMMYGFFNS; encoded by the coding sequence ATGGATTTTGCAAAAGTAACTTGGCAAGAAAATACACCTAAATCAGATATTTTTGATGATTTTTATTTTTCTAGTGATTCTGGAGTAGAGGAGAGCACATATAATTTTTTAGAACATAATTTCTTAGAAGATAAGTTCAGTTCTTTAAATCCTAAACAAAAGTTTTGTATTTGTGAGACTGGTTTTGGCACAGGACTTAATTTCACTTTAACATTTAATCTTTGGCAAAAAGTGGCTCCTAAAGATGCTCAGCTAGAGTTTATTTCATTTGAAAAATATCCTATGGATTTAGAAGATATTACAAAAGTATTAAATAGTTTTGAACAGTTAAATAATTATGAAAGATTTCTAGAGTTATATAAACCTCAAAAAGGTCTAAATAAAATTAGTTTTGATAATATAGTTTTAAAATTGATAATAGATGATATTAATAGTATTGAGCAATATAGTTTTTCTAAAGTAGATTCATGGTTTCTAGATGGTTTCGCTCCAGCTAGAAATATTACAATGTGGAGTGATAATTTATTCAAGAATATGGCTTTACGTTCTAATCTAAGCTCTTCATTTGCAACTTTTACAGCTAGCTCTCAAGTTAGAAAACAATTGCAAAAATATGGCTTTAAAGTTAAAAAAGATAGTGGTTTTGGTAAAAAAAGAGAAATGATGTATGGATTTTTTAATTCTTGA